GCCGCTACGACCATCAGCGGGCGGCGGCGCTCGCCGACCTGAGCACAGCATTGGAGCGCCAGCCCATGGAGAGTCCCACCTTCGTCTACACCACGTACATCACCACCACGCCGCAGCGGCTCTGGGCCGCCCTCATCGAGCCGAGTTTCACCCGCCGCTACTGGGGCGGGGTCGCGCTGGTGTCGGACTGGCAGGTCGGCTCACCGGTGCTGTGGCAGGACGCGCCCGACGCCGAGCCCCGCGACCTCGGCCAGCGGGTGCTGGTCGCCGAGCCGCACCGCCGCCTGTCCTACAGTTGGCACGGCTTCCAGCCGGAGCACGCCGAGCACTTCGGTTGGTCCGCCGAGGAGCTGGCCGCCCGGCTCGACGAACGCCGGTCGACCGTGACCTTCGAGATCGAGCCGCACGGCCCGTCGGCCGTCCGGTTGACAGTCATCCACGACGGCTTCTCCCCCGACAGCGAGATGCACCGTGCGATCAGCGGCCAGCTCGACGGCAGCGGAGGCTGGCCGGAGCTGCTGGCCAGTCTCAAGACGCTGGTGGAGACCGGCGAGCCGATGCCCGAGCCGGCCCCGGCGGAGCGGGCCGGCTGAGCCGCCTCTCGGGTGGTGCATTACCGCCGTCGCCGGCAATACCTCGCCATCGACCCAGGCGTGACAGCCCGGCCGGACGGACATCGATCGGATCAGCGGTGCCGGTCGGGCCGTGCGGGCCTTTCCGCAGCTCTCCCCGCCTTCGGGTGGACACGTGACGGCAACGAGGATTTCTCATTTTCACCGGATCGAGGTCCCAACACACCTAGTGTTGGGCACACCGGTGCTAGTCACGGAGTTGGCCACCCGAACGACGTCCCACGCAGTCAGCGGACGAAAAGTGAGGGAAGACGCGTATGAAGGTCTCAACAGCACTCTGTTCGGCAGCGCTCGGCGTGGGCCTCGGCACGCTCCTGCTGCCGGGCGCCGCACTGGCCGACACCACCGTGTCACCAGCCACCACCCCGGTCGGTGGGACCGTCGTGCTCACCGCGACGACCTGCAACCCGAAGTCGGGCGACGCCATCTTCCGCGTCACCGGCCCCAACCGCGACCAGAACGTCCGGTCCACCACCGCCGCGGCCGGCGGCGGGCTCAGCGCCGAACTCTTCACCGCCGGGTTCACCCTGGGCACGTACACCGTGGCGGCCACCTGCGGCGACGGCAGCTCGGCCGGCAGCGCCACGTTCACCGTGACCCCGATCGGCGGCGCGCCCGCCGGCTCCGGCGGCGGCAACCGCGACAACGGTGCCCTCGCCGCCGGCGGCACGCTGCTCGGCACCGCCCTCGCCGGCGCGGTGATCCTGTTCCGCCGGCGCCGTCCGGTGTCCGCCGTCGCCTGACCGGCGACGAGCTCCATCCCTGAGGACGGGTGCCCGCGCCGTGTCACGGCGCGGGCACCCCGACGATCCCGTACGGAGGTCGGCACGTGTGGAGACGGCGGACCCTACCGGCCGTGGTCGCCCTGCTCGCCGTGAGCGGCCTGGGGCTGATCACCGTCGGCGTCACCGCCGACCCGCCGCGGCCGCCCCGGCCGCCGGCCGACACGCCGACCCGCACCCACCCCGCGCCGGACCTGGCGCCGCTGCCCCGCGCCGCGCCCGTCCGGGTCCAGATCCCCGCCATCGACGTACGCGCCGAGGTCGTCCCGGTCGGCGCGGACGCCGCCGGGGTGCTGGAGGTGCCGCCACTGGACCGACCGACCCTCGCCGGCTGGTACCGGCACGGCGTCAGCCCGGGCGAGACCGGCAACGCCGTCCTGGTCGGACACGTCGACTCCCCGGCCGGCCCGGCCGTCTTCTTCGACCTCGGGCGGCTACGCGCCGGCCAGGAGATCCGGATCACCCGCGCCGACGCGCGCGTCACGACGTTCACCGTGGACGGCGTGCGGTCGTACCCCAAGGAACACTTCCCCACCACGCTGGTCTACGGCCCGGCGGACAGCGCCGGGCTGCGCCTGATCACCTGCGGCGGCCGGTTCGACGCCGGGACCGGCAACTACGTGGACAACATCGTCGTCTTCGCCACCCGCACGACCTGAGCCGGCCCGCCCGGCTGTCGGGAGCCGGACCCTGCTCGGCAGAATGCGGTGGCACCATCCCCTGCGGGCATCGTGAGGCGGTGCGCCGGCGACGGGGAGGCACGCTGTGGACCAGCAATCCGTACGGGACCGGGCCGGCCGAGGCGTACGCGCCCTGACCCGTCGGCTCCTCGGTCGGGTCGAGGAGCAGTTGCCCGCTCCGCGCCGGTCCAACCCGGACGCCGTGGTCGACTGCGCCGTCTACGTCAACGGCCGGCGCGAGCCCGGCCGCCCGCACTACGCCGACGCGTACGCCCACGCCCGGCGCGGCCGCGACGCCTTCGTCTGGCTGGGCCTGCACGAACCCGGGCCGGCGGTGCTCGCCGCGGTGGGCCGGACCTTCGGGCTCGACGAGCTGACCGTCGAGCAGGCGCTCGCCGACGGGCACCGGCCGACCGTGCAGCGCCACGGGCCGGTCACCCTGCTGGTGCTGCGCACCGCCGGGTACGTGGAGCACGACGAGCTGACCGACACCTCCGAGGTGATCGACACCGGGGACGTGATGGTGCTGCTGGGTGACCGGTTCGCCATCACCGTGCGGCACGGCGCCGCCGGGGCGCTGCGCAGCGTCCGCGCCGACATCGAACGCCGACCGGCGCTGCTGGCCGCGGGACCGTGGGCGGTGGCGTACGCGGTCTGCGCCCGGATGGTCGACTCCTACCTGGAGGTGGCCGGGCACGTGGAGCGGGACCTGGAACGCGTCGAGGAGTCCGTGTTCGCCCGTGACCGCTCCGCCGACATCCAGCACATCTACCAGCTCAAGCGGGAGGTGGTGGAGTTCAAGCGGGCGGTGCTGCCCTTGCAGGCGCCCCTGCGTACGCTGCTCGACCCGGGCCCGGACGGGCCGCCGCGCGCACTGCACCGCTGGTTCGTCGACATGGACGGCCGGTTGAGCCGGGCGGTGGACCGGGTGGCCGCGTACGACGACCTGCTCACCTCGATCGTCCAGTCCCGGCTGGCGCAGCTCGCCGTGGAGCAGAACAACGACATGCGCAAGATCGCGGCGTGGGCGGCCATCGCGGCCACCCAGACCGGCATCGCCGGCGTGTACGGCATGAACTTCTCGCACATGCCGGAGCTGGCCTGGCGCTACGGCTACGCCGGCGCGCTCACCCTGATGGCGGTGGCCGCCCTCGCCCTGTACCGGCTGTTCCGCCGCTCGGGCTGGCTGTGAGCCCCGCGTCCACCGCCGTCCGCTAACCTCGCGCCGTGATGTGGCATCGGTACGTGGCGATCGGCGACAGCACCACCGAGGGGCTCGACGACCCGGACGGCGCTGGCGGCTACCGGGGCTGGGCCGACCGGTTCGCCCTGGCGGTGGCCCGCGCCCAGGGTGGCCTGGAGTACGCGAACCTGGCGATCCGTGGCCGGACCACCGCGCGGATCCGCGCCGAGCAGCTCCAGCCCGCCCTCGACCTGGCCCCCGACCTGGCCACCGTGGTCGCCGGCATGAACGACGTGCTGCGACCCTCGTTCGACGCCGACCAGGTCGCCGAGGACGTCGCGGCGATGCAGCGGGCGCTGGTCGGGCAGGGCGCCACGGTGCTGACCTTCACGATGCCGGACCCGGCGCCGGTGATGCCGCTGGCCCGGCCGCTGCGGGGTCGGATGCTCGCCCTCAACGAGGCGCTGCGGGCCGCCACCGCCCGGACCGGCGCCACCCTGCTCGACCTGGGCGTCCACCCGGTCTCCTCCGATCCCCGGCTGGAGCGACGACCGGCTGCACGCCAACAGCGCCGGGCACGAGCGGATCGCCGCCGCGCTGGCGTACACGGCGGGTCTGCCCGGGTTCGACGACTCATGGACGCGGCCGCTGCCGCCGCCGCCCCGGCGTCGGCGGGGCGAGGTGTTCGGCGCCGAGCTGGCGTGGACCCGACGGCATCTGCTGCCCTGGCTGGCCCGGCACCTGCGCGGGCAGTCGTCGGGCGACGACCGGGTCGCGAAGCGGCCGGTCCCGCTGCCGGTGCCGGTGGACTAGCTTCTGTGCGTGGGCGCCAATTTCTCCACAGCGGCGCGAAGGGTCTTGGAGAATCACGACACGGGCTGTCAGCGTGGCGAAAGCCCCGGTTTCGCCGGTCGCCGCGTCAGCGGCGGTCGCGCGGGTGCTGCGGCGGATCCAGCACGTCCGATGGTGGCGGTGGCTCCTTTGGGCCGCGCCCGTACCGCACCACCCAGAGCGCGATGACCGCCACGATGACGACGACCAGAAAGAAGCATGCGATGCCCCCGGTGATGCCCATATCGAGAAATTATCGTGTTGCGCACAGCGGGGACCCGGTTTCGAGGACCTACGTGGTTACTCCGGCGACCCGGGCCTGATCGTTTGGCGCCCCGCCGGCGGGCTGCGACCGACGCGCTGACGTCTGAAACACGCCCCCGCTCCGGTCGGTGCCCGGTGCCGTCAGGTGGTGCGGCAGGATGGCGGGGTGGGCAAGGGTGCGGGGCGCCGGCGGGCGGACGCGACGACGGGACGGGCCTGCCCGTGTGGCTCCGGTCCGGCCTACGCCGACTGCTGCGCACCGGTACACGGCGGCGTGGCGCAGGCGCCGACCGCCGAGGCGCTGATGCGCTCCCGGTTCAGCGCCTTCGCCCTCGGCGACAGCGGCTACCTGCTGCGCAGCTGGCACTCCTCGACCCGCCCGGCGAGGCTGGAGCTGGAGCCCGGGCAGCGGTGGACCCGGCTGGAGATCGTCGAGACGGAGCGGGGCGGGCTGCTCGACACCGCCGGCACGGTGACCTTCCACGCCCATTACCGGGAGGCGGGGCGCCCGGGCACGATGACCGAACGCAGCCGGTTCGCCCGGGAGAACGGCCGGTGGGTCTACCTCGACGGCGAACAGTCCTGACGACCGCCCCGGCGGCCGGTTCGGTCGTAGGATGACTGTGGCGTAGTTCTGCGCCGCACCTCGGTCAGCGGCGTGGCGGCGGGTCCGCCGGAGTCGGACGGAGACCACGGATGACCATGACGTTCATCAACCTTCCGGTGCGTGACCTGACGACCGCCGCCGAGTTCTACCGGTCGCTCGGCTTCACCAGCGAGCAGGCCGAGCTGGACGGGGACAGCCTGGCGCTCACCATCTCCGACAGCACCCGGCTGATGCTGCACCTCCGCTCGGCCTTCGAGGAGTACACCGGGGTCGCCGTGACGGACACGCAGACCAGCCGGGAGGTCATCGTGGGGCTGACGGCCGAGAGCCGGGAGCAGGTCGACGAGCTGGTCGACCGGGCGGCGGTGGCGGGCGGGGAGTCGCTCGGGCCGGGGACCACCGACGGCCGGCTGTACATGCGCGGCTTCCGGGACCTCGACGGCCACCAGTGGTCGTTCCTGCACATGCACGCTTGACCCAGGGGTCCGGCGACCGGTGCGACCGCGCCGGCTCGTGCCGCACGTCGCCCCGGTCACTCCGGGCCGGGTGCGCCGAGCGCCGCGACGTCGCCGCGCGCGCCCACGCTGGCCGTACGACGCCTGCGGTGGGCCACCAACACCAGCGCCACGATGAGGTACGGCCCGGCCGCCACCGCGAACGCCACAGCGTTGCCCGCCGCCGTGGCGACGAGGCCGTAGCCGATGTAGGTCGCGATGACCAGCACGTCGGTGGCCATCCCGGCCAGCGAGGTGACGGTGGCGCGGCTGCTCCCGGTGATCCGCGCCTGAAGCCGCGCGTCGGCCAGCACGGTGGCCAGCTGCGCGGCCCCGAACGCCACCGCGAGCAGCACGAACCCTGCCGGGTGCGCGATGAGCGCTCCCCCGGCCAGCGCACCGGCGACGACGACCAGCAGGGCGGCGTAGCCGAGCGCGCCCAGCCGCTCCCCCGCCGGCGCGAGCAGCCCGCCGGTGGTCACCCCGGCCCAGAGCAGCAGGAGCAGCAGCGGCACGACCTGCGCCCCGACGCCGGTGTCCAGGGCCAGCAACGGGGTGTACTCGTCGAGGGCGCCCCAGTCGGCCGTCACCACCGCGACCAGCAGCACGGTGGCCCGTACCGGCGGATGCGTACGGACCTGCGCCACCCCCGCCCGCAGCGTGTCCCACCAACCCGGATCGGTGTCGTGCACACCGGACGGTGGTGTCAGGTCGGGCTCCCCGGCCACGGCGGGCGCGGTTGGCGGCCTGCGGTGCTCGGGGAAGCGGGCGGCGACAACGGTGGCGAGCAGACAGGCGAGCACGCTGGCCGCGCCGACCGCCGGGTAGCCGCCGGCGGCGAGCACCGGGCCGGCGAGCACTCCGGAGACCAGCACCCCCAGGACACCCGCCGTCCGGGCGCGGCCGAGCACCCGGGGATACCGGCCGGCCGCGCCGAGCCGATCCAGTTCGGTCCAGACCAGAGCCTCCAGGGCGCCGGAGACCAACGCACCACCGGCACCCCAGAGCAGGAACCCGACAGCGAACGCCGGGTACGACGGGACCAGCACCCAGAGGGCGTACGCGGCGGCGGTCACCAGCGGAGCGAGGCGCAGCAGCAGCCGGCGGGACACCGCGTCGGCCCAGGCGCCGGAGGGCACCTCGAACAGGATGCCGGCGGCCGACCAGATGACGAAGAGCGAGGAGATCTGCCCCACCGACAGCCCGGTGTCGGCGAAGAGCAGCGCGTACACCGGGTAGAGCAGAACGAGGTCACTGAGGAACGCGTACCCGTAGAGGGTGGTCGTCAGCCGGCGGACCGGCGGGTCGGGCACGCGTGCGGCGATGCGGGTCATGAGGCCTTCCCGTGGGAGTGGAGACGGACACCGGACGTGCGGTGCCCGCGGTGGCCCACGGATTCGGCCTACGGCGTTGGATCAATGTCGCCAGGTCATGTCGGAGATGCTAGACCCGCCTCGGGGCGCCGGCCAGCGCTTTCGGCGCGCCGGACGACGCGACGCGGGGCGGGACCTCCACGGACCCGCCCCGCCGTCCGGTGCGGTGTCAGCGACGGTTCTCCTCGACCGGCGGAATGACGGTGGTGGTCTCGCTGTCGTCGCTGGCCCGCTGGTCGGGCACGGCGCGGTCGGCGCCGGCGGTGACCACCTGGGTCGCGTCCGGGTCGGCCGGCCGCGTGACCACCTGGGTGGCGTCCGGGTCGACTGAGGGACGCACCACCTGCGTGGCCTCCGGGTCGGTGCCGGCGGTCGACTGCCGAGCCACTTCGGCCTCGGCGTCCCGCCGGCCGGCCCGGTAGGCGCGGGCGTGCGTGGCGATCAGCTGCGACTCCTGCTCCGCACGGCTCAGCCAGGTCTCCCAGCGGCTCTGCATGGGACGGATCAGGCCGCCGCCGACCCCGACGACGAGGATGCCGCCGACGGTGGCCAGCACGGCGATCAGCACGGGAGTGGTGACCGCGGTGGCCACGCCGATCTGGTTCAGCGCGGCGATGACACCGAGGCCGAGGATGAACACCGAGGCGATGCCGGCCAGGACCCGGCCGTACGACAGCCCGCCGAGCGCGCCACTGATGATGTCCTTGACGGCGCTGGCGATGGCGGCGGCGACCACGACAATCACGATCGCGACGAAGGCGCGGGGCAACCACGAGACCACCGCGGCGATCAGGTCGGAGATCGGGTTCGGGCCCCAGATGCCGAAGGCGAGCTGGAGGGTGAGCAGCAGCACCGCGTAGTAGACGAGCTTCGCCACGATGTCGCTGGCGTCGTACCGGGAGCGGCTCAGTGCCCGGCGGACGCCGCCGCGCTCGACGGCGCGGTCGAAGCCCACCCGTTCCAGCACCTTCTCGACAATCTTCAGCACGGCCTTGGCGATCAGCCATCCCGCCACCAGGATCGCCAGGAAGGCGACGGCCTTGGGCAGGAAGAGCATCACCGAGCGGAGGGCGTCGCCCACCGCGTCGCTGACGTTGTCACTCATCGGGTTTTCCTCCATGCGGGGCAGCCGGGACGGTCGGCCCCGGACCTACCCCCGGCGACACGCGCGGAAACGCCGGCGGCTCAACCCGGTGCCGCCGACCCGGGGTCGTCCTGCTCGGCGGCGGTGGCCACCTGCTCCGTCACCGGCCCCAGATCGGGCACGGCGGCTGTCGTCGGCCGACCCGACCCGGCGGTGTGCGGGGCCAACTGGTCGAAGAAGCGCAGCAGCTCGACCGGGAACGGCATGACCAGCGTGCTGTTCTTCTCCGCGGCCACGTCCACCACCGTCTGCAACAGGCGCAGTTGGTACGCGCCGGGGGTGGCCTCCATCGCCCGCGACGCGTCGGCGAGGCGCCGCGACGCCTGGAACTCGCCGTCCGCGGCGATCACCCGGGCCCGCCGTTCCCGTTCGGCCTCGGCCTGCCGGGACATCGACCGCTTCATCCCTTCCGGCAGCGAGACGTCCTTGACCTCCACCCGCTCGATGAGCAGGCCCCACGGCTTCTCGGTGGGCGCGTCGATGACGGACTTCAGCTCGGCGTTGACCCGTTCCCGGTCGCCCAGCACGGTGTCCAGGTCGGCCCGCCCGATCACCGAGCGCAGCGCGGTCTGGGCGACCTGGAGCACCGCCGAGGGGTAGTCGTGCACGTTCACCAGCGCCTTCACCGGGTCCACCACCCGGTAGTAGACCACCGCGTCGACGGTGAGCGTGACGTTGTCCCGGGTGATCGCGCCCTGCGGCGGTACGCCGATCACGGTGGTCTGCATGCTGACCCGCACCATCCGGTCGGCGACCGGGACGATCAGTTGCAGGCCCGGCTGGCGGACCCGCTCCAGGACCCGGCCGAACCGGAACACGATGCCGCGCTGGTACTGCTGCACCAGTCGGACGCTGAGCGACAACGCCAGCACCACGACCACGGCCACGGCGACCAGGCCGACGACAGCTCCCATGACATCCGCGCTCCCCCGGAGGCGCCCGCCTCCCGGAGCGCCGGGTACCCGTTCCGATCCCCGCCATGCCGCCCCGATCGCAACACCGGAGCCCTGCTCAAGGACGTGCGCCGCGACCACGTCAGCAACGTGCTGACCAAGCTCGGCCTCCGAGAGCGCCCAGGCGGTGAGCTGCGCCTATGAGGCCGGCCTGATCACCGCTGGCGAGAACCGAGCGCGGAGCATCAACCGACTGAGCTCGGCCGTGGGCCAGGTACTTCTCATTGGCCGTCGTCGGAGCGGGGGGTGCGCTCCCTACGATGACGGCTCGTCGGAGTGCGCAGGGGGTCGTGGGTGGACGGGTTCGGTGAGTTGTCGACGGCGCTGGTGGCGGACGCGTGCGTGCGGCTGGGGGTGCCGGTGCGGGTGGCGCCACCGGGCATCCGGCCGGTCGTGTCCGGTCAGCGGGTGGCGGGGCGGGTGCTTCCGGCACGGCACTACGGCAGTGTGGACGTGTTCCTGGAGGCGTTCGAGCGGGCCGAGCCGGGCGACGTGCTGGTGATCGACAACGGCGGGCGGTCGGACGAGGCCTGCGTGGGCGACCTCGCGGTGCTGGAGGCGGGCGCGGCCGGGGTGTCCGGTGTGGTGATCTGGGGGCTGCACCGGGACACGGCGGAGCTGATCGAGATCGGGCTGCCGGTGTTCAGCTACGGCAGCTGCCCGCCCGGACCGTCCCGCCTGGAGGACCGGGAGCCGGCGGCGTTGGCCAGTGCCCGGTTCGGCGGATACGAGGTGGGCCGGGACGACCTGGTGTTCGGCGACGACGACGGGGTGCTGTTCGTGCCCGCCGACCGGGGCGGGGAGGTGCTGGCCACGGCCGCGGAGATCCGGCGGGTAGAGCGGCAGCAGGCCGCCCGGATCCGGGCCGGGGACACACTGCGGCGGCAGACCGGATTCGCCGACTACCTGGGGCGGCGCGAGGCCGACCCGAGCTACACCTTCCGCCGGCACCTGCGACGGATCGGCGGCGCCATCGAGGAGTGACGTGGGGTGCAGAACCTCTAGCGCGCGGGCGAGTCTTGGCAATATCCTCCGGGGAACGTGCGGCCACTGGAGCTACTTTTCATTCACCGCCGGCCGCAGGAGGAGAGAACATGCACGTCGACCCTTCCGAAGTGGACCGCCGGACGCTGCTGCGTGCCGGTCTCGGCGCGGCCACGGTCGCCGTGGTCGGGAGCGAGCTCGCCTTCCCGGGCGCCGCGCAGGCCGCCCCCGGCGGCGACCTGGACTGGATCATCAGTTGTGACGAGTGGGCGGCACGGCCGCCGAAGGACCCGCTGTCGGTCAGCGCCATCGCCACCAACAAGATCATCGTGCACCACATGGCGTTCCCGAACGTCACCGACTACTCCCAGGAGCAGGCGGTCAAGCTGGCCCACGACTGCCAGGACCTGCACATGGACGGCAACGGCTGGTCCGACACCGGCCAGCACTTCACTGTGAGTCGGGGCGGCTACGTGCTGGAGGGTCGGCGGGGCAGCCTGGAGCGCCTCGAGGC
Above is a window of Micromonospora coriariae DNA encoding:
- a CDS encoding mechanosensitive ion channel family protein, whose translation is MSDNVSDAVGDALRSVMLFLPKAVAFLAILVAGWLIAKAVLKIVEKVLERVGFDRAVERGGVRRALSRSRYDASDIVAKLVYYAVLLLTLQLAFGIWGPNPISDLIAAVVSWLPRAFVAIVIVVVAAAIASAVKDIISGALGGLSYGRVLAGIASVFILGLGVIAALNQIGVATAVTTPVLIAVLATVGGILVVGVGGGLIRPMQSRWETWLSRAEQESQLIATHARAYRAGRRDAEAEVARQSTAGTDPEATQVVRPSVDPDATQVVTRPADPDATQVVTAGADRAVPDQRASDDSETTTVIPPVEENRR
- a CDS encoding VOC family protein, translated to MTMTFINLPVRDLTTAAEFYRSLGFTSEQAELDGDSLALTISDSTRLMLHLRSAFEEYTGVAVTDTQTSREVIVGLTAESREQVDELVDRAAVAGGESLGPGTTDGRLYMRGFRDLDGHQWSFLHMHA
- a CDS encoding class F sortase: MVALLAVSGLGLITVGVTADPPRPPRPPADTPTRTHPAPDLAPLPRAAPVRVQIPAIDVRAEVVPVGADAAGVLEVPPLDRPTLAGWYRHGVSPGETGNAVLVGHVDSPAGPAVFFDLGRLRAGQEIRITRADARVTTFTVDGVRSYPKEHFPTTLVYGPADSAGLRLITCGGRFDAGTGNYVDNIVVFATRTT
- a CDS encoding SGNH/GDSL hydrolase family protein encodes the protein MWHRYVAIGDSTTEGLDDPDGAGGYRGWADRFALAVARAQGGLEYANLAIRGRTTARIRAEQLQPALDLAPDLATVVAGMNDVLRPSFDADQVAEDVAAMQRALVGQGATVLTFTMPDPAPVMPLARPLRGRMLALNEALRAATARTGATLLDLGVHPVSSDPRLERRPAARQQRRARADRRRAGVHGGSARVRRLMDAAAAAAAPASAGRGVRRRAGVDPTASAALAGPAPARAVVGRRPGREAAGPAAGAGGLASVRGRQFLHSGAKGLGESRHGLSAWRKPRFRRSPRQRRSRGCCGGSSTSDGGGGSFGPRPYRTTQSAMTATMTTTRKKHAMPPVMPISRNYRVAHSGDPVSRTYVVTPATRA
- a CDS encoding ArsR/SmtB family transcription factor — translated: MDEAFRALADPSRRRLLDRLNERNGQTLRELCDGLATTRQAVSKHLSVLEAAHLVTTVRRGREKLHYLNAAPITAIADRWLSRYDHQRAAALADLSTALERQPMESPTFVYTTYITTTPQRLWAALIEPSFTRRYWGGVALVSDWQVGSPVLWQDAPDAEPRDLGQRVLVAEPHRRLSYSWHGFQPEHAEHFGWSAEELAARLDERRSTVTFEIEPHGPSAVRLTVIHDGFSPDSEMHRAISGQLDGSGGWPELLASLKTLVETGEPMPEPAPAERAG
- a CDS encoding RraA family protein; the encoded protein is MDGFGELSTALVADACVRLGVPVRVAPPGIRPVVSGQRVAGRVLPARHYGSVDVFLEAFERAEPGDVLVIDNGGRSDEACVGDLAVLEAGAAGVSGVVIWGLHRDTAELIEIGLPVFSYGSCPPGPSRLEDREPAALASARFGGYEVGRDDLVFGDDDGVLFVPADRGGEVLATAAEIRRVERQQAARIRAGDTLRRQTGFADYLGRREADPSYTFRRHLRRIGGAIEE
- a CDS encoding magnesium and cobalt transport protein CorA, giving the protein MDQQSVRDRAGRGVRALTRRLLGRVEEQLPAPRRSNPDAVVDCAVYVNGRREPGRPHYADAYAHARRGRDAFVWLGLHEPGPAVLAAVGRTFGLDELTVEQALADGHRPTVQRHGPVTLLVLRTAGYVEHDELTDTSEVIDTGDVMVLLGDRFAITVRHGAAGALRSVRADIERRPALLAAGPWAVAYAVCARMVDSYLEVAGHVERDLERVEESVFARDRSADIQHIYQLKREVVEFKRAVLPLQAPLRTLLDPGPDGPPRALHRWFVDMDGRLSRAVDRVAAYDDLLTSIVQSRLAQLAVEQNNDMRKIAAWAAIAATQTGIAGVYGMNFSHMPELAWRYGYAGALTLMAVAALALYRLFRRSGWL
- a CDS encoding SPFH domain-containing protein — encoded protein: MGAVVGLVAVAVVVVLALSLSVRLVQQYQRGIVFRFGRVLERVRQPGLQLIVPVADRMVRVSMQTTVIGVPPQGAITRDNVTLTVDAVVYYRVVDPVKALVNVHDYPSAVLQVAQTALRSVIGRADLDTVLGDRERVNAELKSVIDAPTEKPWGLLIERVEVKDVSLPEGMKRSMSRQAEAERERRARVIAADGEFQASRRLADASRAMEATPGAYQLRLLQTVVDVAAEKNSTLVMPFPVELLRFFDQLAPHTAGSGRPTTAAVPDLGPVTEQVATAAEQDDPGSAAPG
- a CDS encoding YchJ family protein, which produces MGKGAGRRRADATTGRACPCGSGPAYADCCAPVHGGVAQAPTAEALMRSRFSAFALGDSGYLLRSWHSSTRPARLELEPGQRWTRLEIVETERGGLLDTAGTVTFHAHYREAGRPGTMTERSRFARENGRWVYLDGEQS
- a CDS encoding MFS transporter, translated to MTRIAARVPDPPVRRLTTTLYGYAFLSDLVLLYPVYALLFADTGLSVGQISSLFVIWSAAGILFEVPSGAWADAVSRRLLLRLAPLVTAAAYALWVLVPSYPAFAVGFLLWGAGGALVSGALEALVWTELDRLGAAGRYPRVLGRARTAGVLGVLVSGVLAGPVLAAGGYPAVGAASVLACLLATVVAARFPEHRRPPTAPAVAGEPDLTPPSGVHDTDPGWWDTLRAGVAQVRTHPPVRATVLLVAVVTADWGALDEYTPLLALDTGVGAQVVPLLLLLLWAGVTTGGLLAPAGERLGALGYAALLVVVAGALAGGALIAHPAGFVLLAVAFGAAQLATVLADARLQARITGSSRATVTSLAGMATDVLVIATYIGYGLVATAAGNAVAFAVAAGPYLIVALVLVAHRRRRTASVGARGDVAALGAPGPE